A section of the Chloroflexota bacterium genome encodes:
- a CDS encoding LysR family transcriptional regulator, which produces MTISPPRVALDLPINQLRTFLAVARRRSFTRAAEELHLTQPAVSAHIRKLERALGGPLFEQIGRRVSLTPVGQVMSHYAEQVLALEDELRVAIADLQDVVQGVLAIGTSTTIGISMLPALLRRFRDEHPLVQLQVQIGNFPEAVSGLLEGHLDVALMPNAQGPGQLDERLESVPVFSDDLVLVVAPGHRWAQAGYVEPRDLIDEPFVLTATGRLRQQVEQVLVPFAVTPAVVAECNSLIAMARMVEAGIGVSVLSRLAVADELAHGRLCEVRLRGVESEQPIFMLIHRDKHRTPALRAFQAMLPPLSASNGRVSARRE; this is translated from the coding sequence GTGACGATCTCCCCTCCGAGAGTCGCCCTCGACCTGCCGATCAACCAGCTTCGGACGTTCCTGGCGGTCGCCCGACGCCGCAGCTTCACGCGCGCTGCTGAGGAATTGCACCTGACGCAGCCGGCGGTGAGCGCGCATATCCGCAAACTGGAGCGCGCCCTCGGCGGGCCGCTCTTCGAGCAGATCGGGCGGCGGGTGAGCCTGACGCCGGTCGGCCAGGTGATGAGCCACTACGCCGAGCAGGTGCTGGCGCTCGAAGATGAGCTGCGAGTCGCCATCGCCGACCTGCAGGACGTGGTGCAGGGCGTCCTGGCCATCGGCACCTCGACGACTATCGGCATCAGTATGCTGCCGGCGCTGCTGCGCCGCTTCCGCGACGAGCACCCGCTGGTGCAGCTCCAGGTGCAGATCGGGAACTTCCCGGAGGCCGTCAGCGGCCTGCTGGAGGGCCACCTCGATGTGGCCCTGATGCCGAACGCGCAGGGGCCAGGCCAGCTCGACGAGCGGCTGGAGTCCGTCCCAGTCTTCAGCGACGACCTGGTGCTGGTGGTGGCGCCCGGCCACCGCTGGGCGCAGGCCGGCTACGTCGAGCCACGGGATCTGATAGACGAGCCGTTCGTGCTGACGGCAACGGGCCGGCTGCGCCAGCAGGTCGAGCAGGTGCTCGTCCCGTTCGCCGTGACGCCGGCCGTGGTCGCCGAGTGCAACAGCCTGATCGCGATGGCGCGGATGGTGGAGGCCGGCATCGGGGTGTCGGTGCTCTCGCGGCTGGCCGTGGCCGACGAACTGGCCCATGGGCGGCTCTGCGAGGTCCGTCTGCGGGGCGTCGAGTCCGAGCAGCCGATCTTCATGCTGATCCACCGCGACAAGCACCGGACACCGGCGCTGCGGGCGTTCCAGGCGATGCTGCCGCCGCTGTCAGCCTCCAACGGCCGCGTTTCAGCCCGCCGGGAATAG
- a CDS encoding GNAT family N-acetyltransferase, with protein MSAEVVIRPVRREDAEAVYALRLQPSVIDGTLALPSLRSAEVAARLDSLGPDDHTLVAVVVGQVVGMAGLHIGRGKLRHGASLGMMVHDRFQGQGIGRMLLTGLLDLADNFLGLERIELEVFADNAHAIRLYERLGFEHEGRKRKAVWRHGEHQDVLIMGRIRDSARLA; from the coding sequence ATGTCTGCTGAAGTGGTGATCCGACCGGTCCGACGTGAGGACGCCGAAGCCGTCTACGCCCTCCGTCTCCAACCGAGCGTCATCGACGGTACGCTCGCGCTGCCGTCGCTGCGCTCAGCCGAGGTTGCCGCTCGACTGGACAGCCTCGGCCCCGACGACCACACGCTGGTGGCGGTGGTCGTTGGGCAGGTGGTCGGGATGGCCGGCCTCCACATCGGGCGGGGGAAGCTTCGGCACGGGGCCAGCCTCGGCATGATGGTGCACGATCGGTTCCAGGGGCAGGGCATCGGGCGGATGCTGCTGACCGGTCTGCTGGACCTTGCGGACAACTTCCTGGGCTTGGAGCGCATCGAGCTGGAGGTCTTCGCCGACAACGCGCACGCCATCCGCCTGTACGAGCGCCTGGGCTTCGAGCACGAAGGTCGCAAGCGCAAGGCCGTCTGGCGTCACGGCGAGCACCAGGACGTGCTGATCATGGGCCGCATCCGAGACTCCGCCCGCCTCGCCTGA
- a CDS encoding galactose oxidase — translation MLTARTEVAAAEAGGLLHVVGGYPGGNAAPNTHEVFDPAVGQWAFRAPLPVGLHHACAASIDGQLYVVGGYLASGEAVDTLYGYNATADAWVALAPMPSRRGALVCPVVAGNVYAIGGDGPGGDTGVVEAYDPTTNTWDTGHPAMPTPRNHIAGGALDGRLHVIGGRAAWAGSLMQTHEVYDPVTRTWASASPLPTGRSGMMAAVYRGRLHVIGGEGGPATFSEHEAFDPSTGGWLTLAPLPTPRHGLGVVALGDTIYVASGGPRPGATFSNVLERFTLAEDQAKTIMGGHLRDCR, via the coding sequence ATGCTGACGGCCCGCACCGAGGTCGCGGCGGCCGAGGCTGGCGGCCTGCTGCACGTCGTCGGCGGCTATCCCGGCGGCAATGCCGCCCCAAACACCCACGAGGTGTTCGATCCGGCCGTCGGGCAGTGGGCGTTCCGTGCGCCGCTGCCGGTCGGGTTGCACCACGCTTGCGCCGCCAGCATCGACGGTCAGCTCTATGTCGTCGGTGGGTATCTTGCGTCCGGCGAGGCGGTGGACACACTGTACGGGTACAACGCCACCGCCGATGCCTGGGTCGCGCTCGCGCCGATGCCCTCGCGGCGCGGCGCGCTGGTCTGCCCGGTGGTGGCAGGCAACGTGTACGCCATCGGTGGCGACGGTCCCGGCGGCGACACGGGCGTGGTCGAAGCCTACGACCCGACGACGAACACCTGGGACACCGGCCACCCGGCCATGCCGACACCCCGCAACCATATCGCGGGCGGCGCACTTGACGGCAGGCTGCACGTCATCGGCGGGCGGGCGGCGTGGGCAGGCTCCCTCATGCAGACCCACGAGGTCTACGATCCCGTGACGCGCACCTGGGCCAGCGCCTCCCCGCTGCCGACCGGTCGCAGCGGCATGATGGCTGCCGTCTACCGGGGGCGTCTCCACGTCATTGGCGGCGAGGGCGGCCCGGCCACCTTCTCCGAACATGAAGCGTTCGATCCGTCGACGGGCGGCTGGCTGACCCTCGCGCCGCTGCCGACACCGCGCCACGGACTTGGCGTGGTCGCCCTCGGCGACACGATCTACGTGGCGTCCGGCGGCCCGCGGCCGGGCGCCACGTTTAGCAATGTGCTGGAGCGGTTCACGCTGGCGGAAGACCAGGCCAAGACCATCATGGGAGGCCATCTACGGGATTGCAGGTAG
- a CDS encoding hydroxyacid dehydrogenase produces MSTSLPARPRVLICANTATRNEIVQGEGVARLEQIADWEWLPSEGVCTRPGVWGGPSDDPADAERLKAKIGDADILLVCHGSPYIDDAVLDAAPKLKLIGELEGDRFANRIDVEAAAARGIRVTDTTHGSSLPVAEWALALSIVGLRNAGAQFRRLIAGDEFRRSKDDYGYRHGELTGQTVGLIGLGHIGRRFIELLAPFRCTILVHDPYVPKELALAMGVQLTSLERVMSDGQVVVCTAPLTPATHRMIGAKELAWLQPESVFVNVSRGAIVDPDALYERANVGDIRVSLDVFDPEPIPAASPIRQLTNVFLSPHIAGVTAACRPRFFSFMVDEIERRLAGHETMFDLSPRVMANRRGAQPTR; encoded by the coding sequence ATGAGCACGAGCCTGCCGGCCCGCCCGCGCGTCCTGATCTGTGCCAACACGGCCACCCGCAACGAGATCGTCCAGGGCGAGGGCGTCGCCCGCCTGGAGCAGATCGCGGATTGGGAGTGGCTCCCGTCCGAGGGCGTCTGCACCCGGCCCGGCGTCTGGGGCGGCCCCTCGGACGATCCGGCCGACGCCGAGCGCCTGAAGGCGAAGATCGGCGACGCCGACATCCTGCTGGTCTGCCACGGCTCGCCGTACATCGACGACGCGGTCCTGGACGCCGCCCCGAAACTGAAGCTGATCGGCGAGCTTGAGGGCGACCGCTTCGCCAACCGGATCGACGTGGAGGCGGCGGCGGCGCGCGGCATCCGCGTCACCGACACCACGCACGGGTCGTCGCTGCCGGTGGCCGAGTGGGCGCTGGCCCTCTCGATCGTCGGGCTGCGGAACGCCGGCGCGCAGTTCCGCCGGCTGATCGCCGGCGACGAGTTCCGACGCTCCAAGGACGACTACGGCTATCGCCACGGCGAGCTGACCGGGCAGACGGTCGGGTTGATCGGGCTGGGGCACATCGGGCGGCGGTTCATCGAGCTGCTCGCGCCGTTCCGCTGCACGATCCTGGTGCACGATCCGTATGTGCCAAAGGAGCTGGCGCTGGCGATGGGCGTCCAGCTGACCAGCCTGGAGCGGGTGATGTCAGACGGGCAGGTGGTGGTGTGTACGGCCCCGCTGACGCCCGCCACTCATCGGATGATCGGCGCGAAGGAGCTGGCGTGGCTCCAGCCAGAGTCGGTCTTCGTCAACGTCTCGCGCGGGGCGATCGTCGATCCGGACGCCCTCTACGAGCGGGCGAACGTGGGGGACATCCGCGTCTCGCTGGATGTGTTCGACCCCGAGCCGATCCCGGCCGCCAGCCCGATCCGCCAGTTGACCAACGTCTTCCTCAGCCCGCACATCGCCGGCGTGACGGCTGCCTGCCGCCCGCGCTTCTTCAGCTTTATGGTGGACGAGATCGAGCGTCGCCTGGCCGGCCACGAGACGATGTTCGACCTGTCGCCGCGCGTGATGGCGAACCGGCGCGGCGCACAGCCGACCCGTTGA
- a CDS encoding VOC family protein, translated as MGSRFTELIVDASNPDRLALFWMAVLGWQPTGRYPAPAVEIADPARQESLIGPTITFVPVPDEKQGKNRLHIDVNPVGCDQDAEVERLLGLGARRVDVGQGAEKSWVVLADPEGNEFCVLRDRMD; from the coding sequence GTGGGGAGCAGGTTTACCGAGCTGATCGTGGATGCGTCCAATCCCGATCGGCTCGCGCTGTTCTGGATGGCCGTGCTGGGGTGGCAGCCGACGGGCCGCTACCCGGCGCCGGCCGTCGAGATCGCCGATCCGGCCCGCCAGGAAAGCCTCATCGGCCCGACGATCACCTTCGTGCCGGTGCCCGACGAGAAGCAGGGCAAGAATCGTCTGCACATCGACGTCAACCCGGTCGGCTGCGACCAGGATGCAGAGGTCGAACGGCTGCTCGGGCTGGGGGCGCGGCGGGTGGACGTGGGCCAGGGCGCCGAGAAGTCGTGGGTGGTGCTGGCCGACCCCGAGGGCAACGAGTTCTGCGTGCTGCGAGACCGAATGGACTGA
- a CDS encoding alpha-amylase encodes MATFEFHVSRRARDRYALDDALFSLTGNVVFANFRAARVFAQKMNEQRDLVNFPERAVKPGQINAMGLVDEILHYLVATYRQENGADVMARALAHLEERIGREALDKTLRQFADSFPSVAVYRRETPLDEYLAGQTGETPNRQIVLEELLLLWLANVNPAFSPFTELFDDGELRQTTAYARVVRELQAFFDGQPAFGPEQQNLIAELRAPAIAVPHSLEGQLSYILERWGSVLGRYVYRLLSSLDVIKEERKLIFLGPGPMQVPVYDATSLSGGFGADGQPEPEAFSSELSWMPSLVLMAKNTYVWLDQLSKKYGRLIDRLDQIPDEELAQLQRWGVTGLWLIGVWERSPASQRIKVMCGNPDAVPSAYSLYDYVIAHDLGGEAAYADLKARSWSHGIRMASDMVPNHVGIVSKWVIEHPDWFVWREDNPYPWYTYGGPDLSNDDRIAIHIEDHYYDRTDAAVTFKRIDRHSGQERYIYHGNDGTSMPWNDTAQLNYLNPEVREAVIQTILHVARQFPVIRFDAAMTLAKRHFQRLWFPEPGTGGAIPTRAEVGMTRDDFNAAMPAEFWREVVDRVAAEAPDTLLLAEAFWLLEGYFVRTLGMHRVYNSAFMVMLRDEDNAKYRRVMKNTLEFDPEVLRRFVNFMNNPDERTAIDQFGNGDKYFGVCTLMVTMPGLPMLGHGQIEGFAEKYGMEFRRPLWDETPDRALIERHEREIFPLMRQRPLFAGVEHFLLYDFYRTDGNVDEDVFAFSNRLGDERALVVYNNRWGDTRGWVKSSAAFAQRTGQGDEKSLVQRTLAEGLGLEAGDDWYSIARDQVTGLEYIRGNRQLRDEGLYIELGAYRRAVLVGFRQVQDTHYGQYGQLAAYLEGRGVPSIDEAMREIRLQPIQRPFSALVNPQLLRRLLVAETSGPGPGVDLDADLFNEVEMRLRDFLTESRHLDAAEGDLEAVVRSASAYLGGVLGLLAQAAHPEAEPADVDDDDLLAAEDEAEAEAIGATGQSNGIAERGAAADLEAVLDALEADEPDEPSAGQAAAELFRNRPEAQAALLIWALTRSLGELLDAEQPAEHSRALFDEWMLAGPVERAFQGLGLDDGAAMIGVGLVRVLLAHERALVDAGSRSPRAVMERLLADADVRDFLGVNRYRDVLWFTQERFDALVAGLLATAIVTLTVEAVAEGGDEATADGPVLDAVDGLARTLWNAEERSGYQVERLLLLLSA; translated from the coding sequence ATGGCAACCTTTGAATTCCACGTCTCGCGGCGAGCGCGAGATCGCTACGCTCTGGACGATGCCCTGTTCAGCCTGACGGGCAATGTCGTGTTCGCGAACTTCCGTGCCGCCCGCGTCTTCGCCCAGAAGATGAACGAGCAGCGCGATCTCGTCAACTTTCCCGAGCGGGCCGTCAAGCCGGGCCAGATCAACGCGATGGGGCTGGTGGACGAGATCCTCCACTATCTCGTGGCCACCTACCGCCAGGAGAACGGTGCGGACGTGATGGCGCGCGCCCTCGCCCACCTGGAGGAGCGCATCGGGCGGGAGGCGCTCGACAAGACCCTGCGCCAGTTCGCAGACAGCTTCCCGAGCGTGGCGGTGTACCGGCGCGAGACGCCGCTGGACGAGTACCTCGCCGGGCAGACCGGCGAGACGCCCAACCGGCAGATCGTGCTGGAGGAGCTGCTGCTGCTCTGGCTGGCGAACGTCAATCCCGCGTTCTCGCCGTTCACGGAGCTGTTCGACGACGGCGAGCTGCGCCAGACGACCGCCTACGCGCGCGTCGTCCGCGAGCTGCAGGCGTTCTTCGACGGGCAGCCGGCCTTCGGCCCCGAGCAGCAAAACCTGATCGCCGAGCTGCGCGCGCCGGCCATCGCCGTGCCGCACTCGCTCGAAGGGCAGCTCTCGTACATCCTCGAACGGTGGGGCAGCGTCCTGGGCCGGTACGTCTACCGGCTGCTCTCCAGCCTGGACGTCATCAAGGAAGAGCGGAAGCTGATCTTCCTCGGCCCCGGCCCGATGCAGGTGCCCGTCTACGACGCGACCTCGCTGTCGGGCGGCTTCGGCGCAGATGGCCAGCCGGAGCCCGAGGCGTTCAGCTCCGAGCTGTCGTGGATGCCCAGCCTGGTGCTGATGGCGAAGAACACCTACGTCTGGCTGGATCAGCTCTCGAAGAAGTACGGGCGGCTGATCGACCGGCTCGACCAGATCCCCGACGAGGAGCTGGCCCAGCTCCAGCGCTGGGGCGTCACCGGCCTCTGGCTGATCGGGGTCTGGGAGCGCAGCCCGGCCTCACAGCGGATCAAGGTGATGTGCGGCAACCCGGACGCCGTGCCTTCCGCCTACTCGCTCTATGACTACGTTATCGCCCACGATCTCGGCGGTGAGGCGGCCTACGCCGATCTGAAGGCACGGTCCTGGAGCCACGGCATCCGGATGGCCAGCGACATGGTGCCGAACCACGTCGGCATCGTCTCGAAGTGGGTCATCGAGCACCCGGACTGGTTTGTCTGGCGGGAGGACAATCCGTACCCCTGGTACACCTACGGCGGGCCGGACCTCTCGAATGACGACCGCATCGCCATCCACATCGAGGATCACTACTACGACCGCACCGATGCCGCCGTCACGTTCAAGCGGATCGACCGGCACAGCGGCCAGGAGCGGTACATCTACCACGGCAACGACGGCACCAGCATGCCGTGGAACGACACCGCCCAGTTGAACTACCTCAATCCCGAGGTCCGCGAGGCCGTTATCCAGACGATCCTGCACGTGGCGCGGCAGTTCCCGGTCATCCGCTTCGACGCCGCGATGACGCTCGCCAAGCGCCACTTCCAGCGGCTCTGGTTCCCCGAGCCGGGCACGGGCGGCGCGATCCCGACGCGGGCGGAAGTCGGCATGACCCGCGACGATTTCAACGCGGCGATGCCGGCCGAGTTCTGGCGCGAAGTCGTGGACCGGGTGGCCGCCGAGGCCCCGGACACGCTGCTGCTGGCCGAGGCGTTCTGGCTGCTCGAAGGGTACTTCGTGCGGACGCTGGGGATGCACCGCGTCTACAACAGCGCGTTCATGGTGATGCTGCGCGACGAGGACAATGCCAAGTACCGCCGGGTGATGAAGAACACGCTGGAGTTCGACCCGGAGGTGCTGCGGCGCTTCGTCAACTTCATGAACAACCCAGACGAGCGCACGGCCATCGACCAGTTCGGCAACGGCGACAAGTACTTCGGCGTCTGCACGCTGATGGTCACGATGCCGGGCCTGCCGATGCTCGGGCACGGGCAGATCGAGGGGTTTGCCGAGAAGTACGGCATGGAGTTCCGCCGTCCGCTCTGGGACGAGACGCCAGACCGCGCCTTGATCGAGCGCCACGAGCGGGAGATCTTCCCGCTGATGCGCCAGCGGCCCCTGTTCGCCGGCGTCGAGCACTTCCTGCTCTACGACTTCTACCGCACCGATGGGAACGTGGACGAGGATGTCTTCGCCTTCTCGAATCGGCTGGGCGACGAGCGCGCGCTGGTGGTCTACAACAACCGCTGGGGCGACACGCGCGGCTGGGTCAAGAGCTCGGCGGCCTTCGCGCAGAGGACGGGCCAGGGCGACGAGAAGAGCCTGGTGCAGCGGACGCTGGCCGAGGGTCTGGGGCTCGAGGCCGGCGACGACTGGTACTCCATCGCGCGGGATCAGGTGACGGGGCTGGAGTACATCCGCGGCAACCGACAGCTTCGCGATGAGGGCCTGTACATCGAGCTTGGCGCGTACCGGCGGGCGGTGCTGGTCGGGTTCAGGCAGGTGCAGGACACCCACTACGGGCAGTATGGCCAGCTTGCAGCGTACCTGGAGGGGCGCGGCGTCCCGAGCATCGACGAGGCGATGCGGGAGATCCGGCTCCAGCCGATCCAGCGGCCGTTCTCGGCGCTGGTCAACCCGCAGTTGCTGCGGCGGCTGCTGGTGGCCGAGACGAGCGGCCCGGGGCCGGGCGTGGATCTGGATGCGGACCTCTTCAACGAGGTCGAGATGCGCCTGCGCGACTTCCTGACCGAGTCTCGGCATCTCGACGCCGCCGAGGGCGACCTCGAGGCGGTCGTGCGCTCGGCGTCGGCGTACCTGGGCGGGGTGCTCGGGCTGCTGGCCCAGGCGGCCCATCCGGAGGCCGAGCCGGCCGACGTGGACGACGACGACCTCCTGGCCGCCGAGGACGAGGCTGAGGCCGAGGCCATTGGCGCGACCGGCCAGAGCAACGGCATAGCCGAGCGCGGCGCGGCGGCTGACCTGGAGGCGGTGCTCGACGCGCTGGAGGCTGACGAGCCAGACGAGCCGTCGGCCGGCCAGGCGGCGGCTGAGCTGTTCCGGAATCGTCCGGAGGCCCAGGCTGCGCTGCTGATCTGGGCGCTGACGCGCTCGCTGGGCGAGCTGCTGGACGCCGAGCAGCCGGCCGAGCACAGCCGCGCCCTCTTCGACGAGTGGATGCTGGCCGGGCCGGTCGAGCGGGCGTTCCAGGGGCTGGGCCTCGACGACGGCGCGGCCATGATCGGGGTGGGGCTGGTGCGCGTGCTGCTGGCGCATGAGCGCGCCCTGGTCGATGCTGGCAGCCGCTCACCGCGTGCCGTCATGGAGCGGCTGCTGGCCGACGCCGACGTGCGCGACTTCCTCGGCGTCAACCGCTACCGCGACGTGCTGTGGTTCACGCAGGAGCGTTTCGACGCCCTGGTGGCCGGGCTGCTTGCAACCGCCATCGTCACGCTGACGGTTGAAGCGGTGGCGGAAGGCGGCGACGAGGCGACGGCGGATGGGCCAGTGCTGGATGCGGTGGACGGGCTGGCGCGAACGCTGTGGAACGCCGAGGAGCGCTCCGGCTATCAGGTGGAGCGGCTGTTGCTGCTGCTCTCGGCCTGA
- a CDS encoding LLM class flavin-dependent oxidoreductase, which translates to MQPLQFGYCVPMFANPGPAFFRVPAATSLDPVAAIDAAVEAERLGFDSVWTADHLMHGYDGGIMEGWTTLSVIAGKTSTVKLGTIHLAQPFREPAIAAKMAATLDAVSGGRLIFFYDCGWQEPEVRAYGLEWPEEEERIARMDEGLTLIDTLWRAEEPVSFDGRYYSTQEALCRPRPAQQPRPPVWLGESRSQLWNDTICRHADGWNSTPASPARLAEKLAGVTEACARVGRDPATLELSLEIQCLIAETDQEARETALRIADLPPSRRGAPRTALVEQLRGPNPPRMADAVDDWLVGTPDDVIQQINLYRQLGVSHFMLWFIDFPSLRGPRLFAERVIPALRGTS; encoded by the coding sequence GTGCAGCCGCTTCAGTTCGGGTATTGCGTCCCGATGTTCGCCAATCCTGGCCCGGCATTCTTCCGGGTGCCAGCGGCCACCTCGCTCGATCCCGTCGCCGCTATCGACGCGGCGGTGGAGGCCGAGCGGCTGGGCTTCGACTCGGTCTGGACCGCCGATCACCTGATGCATGGGTACGACGGCGGCATCATGGAAGGCTGGACGACCCTCTCGGTCATCGCCGGCAAGACCAGCACGGTCAAGCTCGGGACCATCCATCTCGCCCAGCCGTTCCGCGAGCCGGCGATCGCCGCCAAGATGGCCGCCACGCTCGACGCTGTCTCTGGCGGCCGCCTGATCTTCTTCTACGACTGCGGCTGGCAGGAGCCGGAAGTGCGCGCCTACGGCCTGGAGTGGCCCGAGGAAGAGGAGCGCATCGCACGGATGGACGAGGGGCTGACCCTCATCGACACCCTCTGGCGGGCCGAGGAGCCGGTCAGCTTCGACGGCCGCTACTACAGCACCCAGGAGGCGCTCTGCCGCCCCAGGCCCGCGCAGCAACCCCGCCCGCCCGTCTGGCTGGGCGAGTCCCGCTCGCAACTCTGGAACGACACGATCTGCCGGCATGCTGACGGCTGGAACAGCACCCCCGCCAGCCCGGCTCGCCTCGCGGAGAAGTTGGCCGGCGTCACCGAAGCCTGTGCCCGGGTCGGGCGCGATCCCGCGACACTCGAGCTGTCGCTGGAGATCCAGTGCCTGATCGCCGAGACGGACCAGGAGGCCCGCGAGACGGCCCTGCGGATCGCCGATCTGCCGCCCTCGCGCCGGGGCGCGCCACGCACGGCGCTGGTCGAGCAACTGCGCGGCCCGAACCCGCCGCGCATGGCCGACGCCGTCGACGACTGGCTTGTCGGCACGCCCGACGACGTGATCCAGCAGATCAACCTGTACCGCCAGCTTGGCGTCTCCCACTTCATGCTCTGGTTCATCGACTTCCCATCCCTACGCGGCCCGCGCCTCTTCGCCGAGCGGGTCATCCCAGCCCTGCGAGGCACTTCATGA
- a CDS encoding beta-lactamase family protein has product MAIAPQTRLTLPTADPASEGVDPARLERLYRVIEGHIAEGRYPGAQVAMARHGKLLAQRSFGEASVAHSTLAADDTMWLLYSQTKVVTAAAVWVLVEQGALTFGDRIADHVPEFAANSKGEITLHQVLTHQAGYPNARPGPEVWSDHALLRKVVADFELEWWPGSRVSYHGASAHWTCAVLIEAITGRDFREFIRSEVLDPLGIDDIQVGVPAAMQSRCADMHDRIDGKFQGLGSGSDAPLGERVNESAFREAGVPGGGGYATAAGMQAFYQMLAAGGTLNGTRLFSPRLIQWVTQNHTGDRVDEQFGFPMHRGLGPHVRSTTPNIRGLGSIAHPRTFGHGGAATSYSWADPDAGLSFTYLSNGRCDEPWHSRRLDQIANLAHAALVDR; this is encoded by the coding sequence ATGGCCATCGCTCCGCAGACTCGCCTTACGCTTCCAACTGCCGATCCTGCTTCCGAGGGCGTGGACCCGGCCCGCCTCGAACGGCTCTACCGCGTTATCGAGGGCCACATCGCCGAGGGGCGCTACCCAGGCGCACAGGTCGCGATGGCTCGACACGGCAAACTGCTGGCCCAGCGTTCGTTTGGCGAGGCCAGCGTGGCACACTCCACGCTGGCCGCCGACGACACCATGTGGCTGCTGTACTCCCAGACGAAGGTCGTGACGGCGGCGGCGGTCTGGGTGCTGGTGGAGCAGGGCGCGCTGACCTTCGGCGACCGGATCGCGGACCACGTGCCCGAGTTCGCGGCGAACAGCAAGGGCGAGATCACGTTGCACCAGGTGCTGACCCACCAGGCCGGTTACCCGAATGCCCGCCCCGGCCCGGAGGTCTGGTCTGACCACGCGCTGCTGCGGAAGGTCGTGGCCGATTTCGAGCTGGAGTGGTGGCCTGGCTCGCGGGTCTCCTACCACGGGGCGTCGGCGCACTGGACCTGCGCGGTTCTGATCGAGGCCATCACCGGCCGCGACTTCCGCGAGTTCATCCGCAGCGAGGTGCTCGATCCGCTCGGCATCGACGACATCCAGGTCGGCGTCCCGGCTGCGATGCAGTCGCGCTGCGCCGACATGCACGACCGCATCGACGGCAAGTTCCAGGGGCTGGGCAGCGGGTCCGACGCGCCGCTGGGAGAGCGCGTCAACGAGTCGGCCTTCCGAGAGGCGGGCGTCCCGGGCGGCGGCGGCTACGCCACGGCAGCGGGGATGCAGGCGTTCTACCAGATGCTGGCGGCCGGCGGGACGCTCAACGGGACACGCCTCTTCAGCCCACGCCTGATCCAGTGGGTGACCCAGAACCACACCGGCGACCGCGTGGACGAGCAGTTCGGCTTCCCGATGCATCGGGGGCTGGGGCCGCACGTCCGTAGCACGACGCCGAACATTCGCGGTCTCGGCTCCATCGCGCACCCGCGCACGTTCGGTCACGGCGGCGCGGCGACCTCGTACTCGTGGGCCGATCCGGACGCGGGGCTGTCGTTCACGTACCTGAGCAACGGCCGTTGCGACGAGCCATGGCACTCGCGGCGGCTCGACCAGATCGCCAACCTGGCGCACGCGGCGCTGGTCGATCGGTAA